The Oenanthe melanoleuca isolate GR-GAL-2019-014 chromosome 15, OMel1.0, whole genome shotgun sequence genome contains a region encoding:
- the FZD10 gene encoding frizzled-10, with product MGPAAGSTALLLCWLSGCCAAISSMDMERPGDGRCQPIEIPMCKDIGYNMTRMPNLMGHENQREAAIQLHEFAPLVEYGCHSHLKFFLCSLYAPMCTEQVSTPIPACRVMCEQARLKCSPIMEQFNFKWPDSLDCSKLPNKNDPNYLCMEAPNNGSDEPPRGSSMLPPMFRPQRPSGGHDPQQHKDSPGRASCENPGKFHHVEKSASCAPLCTPGVDVYWSRDDKQFAVIWIAIWSILCFFSSAFTVLTFLIDPQRFKYPERPIIFLSMCYCVYSVGYIIRLFSGAESIACDRDSGQLYVIQEGLESTGCTIVFLVLYYFGMASSLWWVILTLTWFLAAGKKWGHEAIEANSSYFHLAAWAIPAVKTILILVMRRVAGDELTGLCYVGSMDVNALTGFVLVPLACYLVIGTSFILSGFVALFHIRRVMKTGGENTDKLEKLMVRIGVFSVLYTVPATCVIACYFYERLNMDYWKIVATQQKCKMNNQTKNLDCMMNNSIPAVEIFMVKIFMLLVVGITSGMWIWTSKTLQSWQNVCSRRLKKRSRRKPASVITSSGIYKKPQHPQKTHLAKYESTLQPPTCV from the coding sequence ATGGGCCCCGCGGCCGGCAGCACGgcgctgctgctctgctggctcagcGGCTGCTGCGCCGCCATCAGCTCCATGGACATGGAGCGGCCCGGCGACGGCCGCTGCCAGCCCATCGAGATCCCCATGTGCAAGGACATCGGCTACAACATGACCAGGATGCCGAACCTGATGGGGCACGAGAACCAGAGGGAAGCCGCCATCCAGCTGCACGAGTTTGCCCCCTTGGTGGAGTACGGGTGCCACAGCCACCTGAAGTTTTTCCTGTGCTCCCTCTACGCGCCGATGTGCACGGAGCAGGTTTCCACCCCGATCCCGGCCTGCAGGGTGATGTGCGAGCAGGCGAGGCTGAAGTGCTCGCCGATCATGGAGCAGTTCAATTTTAAGTGGCCGGACTCCTTGGACTGCAGCAAGCTGCCCAACAAGAACGACCCCAACTACCTGTGCATGGAAGCGCCCAACAACGGCTCGGACGAGCCGCCCAGGGGCTCCAGCATGCTGCCGCCCATGTTCCGTCCCCAGCGGCCCAGCGGCGGCCACGACCcgcagcagcacaaggacagcCCGGGCAGAGCATCCTGCGAGAACCCCGGCAAGTTCCACCACGTGGAGAAGAGCGCGTCCTGCGCGCCGCTCTGCACGCCGGGGGTCGATGTTTACTGGAGCAGGGATGACAAGCAGTTCGCTGTCATCTGGATCGCCATCTGGTCCATCCTCTGCTTCTTCTCCAGCGCTTTCACCGTGCTCACTTTCCTCATAGACCCGCAGCGTTTCAAGTACCCCGAGCGGCCCATCATCTTCCTCTCCATGTGCTACTGCGTCTACTCGGTGGGGTACATCATCCGCCTCTTCTCGGGCGCCGAGAGCATCGCCTGCGACAGGGACAGCGGCCAGCTCTATGTCatccaggaggggctggagagcacGGGCTGCACCATCGTCTTCCTGGTTCTCTACTACTTCGGCATGGCCAGCTCCCTGTGGTGGGTGATCCTGACCCTGACGTGGTTCCTGGCGGCTGGGAAGAAGTGGGGGCACGAAGCCATCGAGGCCAACAGCAGCTATTTCCACCTGGCAGCCTGGGCCATCCCCGCCGTGAAGACCATCCTGATCCTGGTGATGAGGAGGGTGGCGGGGGACGAGCTGACGGGGCTGTGCTACGTGGGCAGCATGGATGTGAACGCCCTGACGGGCTTCGTGCTCGTTCCTCTGGCTTGTTACCTCGTCATCGGCACCTCGTTTATTCTTTCTGGGTTCGTGGCTCTTTTTCATATCAGGAGGGTGATGAAAACGGGTGGGGAGAACACCGACAAGTTGGAGAAGCTTATGGTCAGGATTGGTGTGTTCTCGGTCTTGTATACAGTGCCTGCCACTTGTGTGATAGCTTGCTATTTTTATGAGAGGCTGAACATGGATTACTGGAAAATTGTGGCAACTCAACAGAAATGCAAGATGAACAATCAGACTAAAAATTTAGACTGCATGATGAATAACTCTATCCCAGCAGTAGAAATTTTTATGGTCAAAATTTTTATGTTGTTAGTTGTGGGCATTACTAGTGGCATGTGGATCTGGACTTCCAAGACTCTTCAGTCCTGGCAGAATGTTTGCAGTCGGAGATTaaagaagaggagcaggagaaaacCTGCAAGTGTTATAACGAGCAGTGGAATCTACAAAAAACCTCAACATCCACAGAAAACTCACCTTGCAAAATATGAATCGACATTACAGCCTCCCACTTGTGTGTGA